A genomic stretch from Aerococcaceae bacterium zg-1292 includes:
- a CDS encoding aminotransferase class I/II-fold pyridoxal phosphate-dependent enzyme — protein sequence MNINIQLTKLQPSPIRSFNDKISNIQDLIPLALGEPDFATPELIKQAGIDAINADLNGYTHSRGLLPLRQAISRYVKRKYQLDYVADTEIIVSAGPTAALFATLISLLNPGDKVITPSPNYVIYTTQVQLAHAELIAVDVSDTNFILTPEVLENTLKAHPQTKVILLNHPSNPTGVTYTLEQLNALVPLIEQYDLWVISDEIYAELTYDQKHVSFASLLPERTLLINGLSKSHAMTGWRSGFIAGPEALINQVFKVHQAMVNTPNSQMQYASIVAYDQGDEAIEEMKQVYKQRRDYLMDAFARLNIETLNPQGAFYLFVKVPDWFDGDDEAFCLALAHEGKVGVTPGSAFGIAGRQYFRMSYAASMEQLQAAMERIENFVRQHHV from the coding sequence ATGAATATTAATATTCAATTGACTAAACTCCAACCGAGTCCCATCCGTTCATTTAATGACAAAATTAGCAATATTCAAGATTTAATTCCGTTAGCATTAGGCGAACCCGATTTTGCAACCCCTGAATTGATTAAGCAAGCAGGTATCGATGCCATCAATGCAGATTTAAATGGCTATACGCATTCCAGAGGCTTACTACCGTTACGTCAGGCAATTTCACGCTATGTAAAACGTAAATATCAATTAGATTACGTAGCTGATACTGAAATTATCGTATCCGCAGGTCCTACAGCTGCCTTATTTGCGACACTTATATCCCTACTCAATCCCGGAGACAAGGTCATTACGCCATCTCCAAACTATGTGATTTACACGACACAAGTACAATTAGCGCATGCTGAATTAATCGCTGTTGACGTTAGTGATACCAACTTTATTTTGACGCCAGAAGTCTTAGAAAATACTTTAAAGGCACATCCTCAAACTAAAGTAATTCTATTAAATCATCCATCGAATCCAACTGGTGTCACGTATACATTGGAACAATTAAATGCGTTAGTACCACTCATTGAACAATACGATTTATGGGTCATTTCTGATGAAATCTATGCTGAGTTAACGTATGACCAAAAACATGTGTCCTTTGCTAGTTTGTTACCTGAGCGCACATTATTAATCAATGGTCTATCCAAATCACATGCGATGACCGGTTGGCGCAGTGGGTTTATCGCTGGACCTGAAGCACTAATTAATCAAGTATTCAAAGTGCATCAAGCGATGGTAAATACACCAAATTCACAAATGCAGTATGCGAGTATTGTAGCCTATGACCAGGGTGATGAAGCTATTGAAGAGATGAAACAAGTCTATAAACAACGCCGCGACTACTTAATGGACGCATTTGCCCGATTAAATATTGAGACACTCAATCCACAAGGTGCCTTTTATTTATTTGTGAAAGTTCCTGATTGGTTTGACGGCGACGACGAAGCCTTTTGCTTAGCACTCGCTCACGAAGGCAAAGTTGGTGTCACTCCAGGCTCTGCATTTGGTATCGCCGGAAGACAATACTTTAGAATGAGTTATGCCGCCAGCATGGAACAACTGCAAGCTGCTATGGAGCGTATCGAAAATTTTGTACGCCAACATCACGTATAA
- a CDS encoding prepilin peptidase: MLLLFFSGAILASFYTHICEHNTLFHSKHSHCDFCHTPLKWRQLIPIFSTIYYRKTPCCQRPLSYHYLLIELWSSWLFLGMYPILLAVSTTHATLLLTLVSVLLLLAIYDAVYMEVSWVMLLIVFVLSAGIYYVQPQNWVFSLCLWLILEGIIVIKPQWLGGADSKLLASLSFTLPLQAVPILLAAASATGLLWIAIRKTAGRSPHNAIPFIPCIVTGYVLALLFA; this comes from the coding sequence ATGCTACTATTATTTTTCTCAGGTGCCATTTTAGCCTCTTTTTACACCCATATTTGCGAACACAACACCTTATTCCATTCAAAACATTCTCACTGTGACTTTTGTCATACCCCACTAAAGTGGAGACAGTTGATTCCTATTTTTTCGACCATTTATTACCGTAAAACACCTTGTTGTCAGCGACCATTATCCTATCATTATCTTCTGATTGAACTTTGGAGCAGTTGGTTGTTTTTGGGGATGTACCCTATTTTGTTAGCTGTCAGCACTACTCATGCGACACTCCTATTGACATTAGTCAGTGTTCTTCTATTACTCGCCATTTATGATGCGGTTTATATGGAGGTATCGTGGGTGATGTTATTGATTGTTTTTGTGTTGTCTGCTGGAATATATTATGTACAGCCGCAAAACTGGGTCTTTTCACTGTGCTTATGGCTTATACTCGAAGGGATTATTGTTATCAAACCACAATGGTTAGGCGGCGCTGACAGCAAATTATTGGCTAGCTTATCATTCACTTTACCGCTTCAAGCAGTACCAATATTACTAGCCGCCGCTTCCGCTACTGGCTTATTATGGATTGCCATTCGTAAAACAGCTGGGCGCTCCC
- a CDS encoding DUF1904 family protein: MPFVHIELVEGRSQEAKEKIAQEIRETISKHANAPKENIHIIFQDMKKENYFRPEKESK; encoded by the coding sequence ATGCCATTTGTCCACATTGAATTAGTTGAAGGACGCAGTCAAGAAGCAAAAGAAAAGATAGCCCAAGAAATTCGTGAAACTATCTCCAAACATGCCAATGCCCCAAAAGAAAATATTCATATTATTTTTCAAGATATGAAAAAAGAAAACTATTTCCGTCCTGAAAAAGAGTCAAAATAA